One Glycine soja cultivar W05 chromosome 2, ASM419377v2, whole genome shotgun sequence genomic region harbors:
- the LOC114375721 gene encoding uncharacterized protein LOC114375721, translated as MVCNVDWFQSHQDTILHVLPPSVSDHSILYLTGQETPPCRKRNFKFLICVTKLPGFDDAVAQSWNSPIDGSPMVVVWKKLKRLRKVLGTLSKQFAHTKLQLAKAWEDFAEAQDSLVNDRMNKEKIDKVKMCTETVIRWNEIDEEILQQRSKLDWLKLGDGNNAYFHASIRAKHKAKSIDKLELNDDSVIQDQPEIEAEDLRFYKSLMGDKTETIQAIDIVAMRAGTQVKPEQDDMLTSQVTDQEIFKALNSIGDLESPGIDDYGAKFFKAS; from the coding sequence ATGGTTTGCAATGTAGATTGGTTTCAAAGTCACCAGGATACCATTTTACATGTTTTACCCCCAAGTGTTTCTGATCACTCTATACTGTACCTGACTGGGCAGGAAACACCCCCCTGTAGGAAGAGGAATTTTAAGTTTCTCATTTGTGTGACCAAGCTGCCAGGTTTTGATGACGCTGTCGCACAGAGTTGGAATAGCCCTATTGATGGTAGTCCTATGGTAGTGGTGTGGAAGAAATTGAAAAGATTAAGAAAAGTTTTAGGTACTCTATCAAAACAATTTGCTCATACGAAACTCCAGCTTGCCAAAGCTTGGGAAGATTTTGCTGAAGCTCAAGACTCACTTGTAAATGACAGGatgaataaagagaaaattgatAAAGTGAAGATGTGTACAGAAACTGTGATTAGGTGGAACGAGATTGATGAGGAAATTCTACAACAGAGATCAAAACTTGACTGGCTCAAACTAGGGGACGGAAATAACGCGTACTTCCATGCCTCAATTAGAGCCAAACATAAGGCAAAAAGTATTGACAAGCTTGAATTGAATGATGACAGTGTTATTCAGGATCAGCCCGAGATTGAGGCTGAGGATCTGAGATTTTATAAGAGCTTAATGGGTGATAAAACAGAAACCATCCAAGCTATTGATATTGTGGCAATGAGAGCAGGCACCCAAGTAAAGCCAGAGCAGGATGACATGTTGACATCGCAAGTTACTGATCAGGAGATTTTTAAGGCCTTAAATAGCATTGGAGACTTGGAATCTCCTGGGATCGACGATTACGGTGCAAAGTTTTTTAAGGCTAGTTGA